One part of the Dysidea avara chromosome 10, odDysAvar1.4, whole genome shotgun sequence genome encodes these proteins:
- the LOC136236445 gene encoding interleukin-1 receptor-associated kinase 4-like, with protein MTQSQIGSSKDSNCIEFGYKQLRDATKNFCESCRLGEGGFGPVYKGKLLHTIVAIKQLRKESGNLSTDMAQQQFRTEVNILTRYRHPNLLTLMGFCAYSDNFCLIYEFMSNGTLEDALANSLEKKPELPWEVRMSIACDTARGLLYLHTAIPNKPLVHRDVKSANVLLDVSFRAKLGDFGLARPLDKELGTTKRIVGTSGYIPPEYYRGYVTVKMDSFGFGVILLEIITGKPSYDASRDPNDLISYMDPYISNKAIDSTYSIINQVDLTSGRWPTKSIYNLCDIARQCLEVKQRERATIEKIFPELEKNLCEAAVSTFKLEMQQQQKQRTEKHKMQFVNT; from the exons ATGACACAGTCCCAAATTGGAAGCAGCAAAGATTCTAACTGTATCGAGTTCGGTTATAAACAGTTACGAGATGCTACTAAGAACTTCTGCGAAAGCTGTAGACTTGGAGAGGGCGGGTTCGGCCCTGTTTATAAAGGGAAGTTGCTACATACAATTGTGGCCATTAAACAACTACGAAAA GAGAGTGGTAACTTAAGTACAGACATGGCGCAACAACAGTTTCGTACGGAGGTCAATATTCTCACAAG ATATCGTCACCCCAATCTGTTAACACTGATGGGATTTTGTGCATATTCAGATAATTTCTGTTTAATTTACGAATTCATGTCTAATGGCACACTAGAAGATGCTTTGGCCAATTCG CTTGAGAAGAAACCTGAACTACCATGGGAGGTACGCATGTCTATTGCCTGTGATACAGCTCGAGGGTTACTATACCTTCACACTGCTATTCCTAATAAACCACTTGTTCATCGAGATGTGAAAAG TGCTAACGTATTGCTTGATGTGTCTTTCCGAGCCAAGTTGGGTGATTTTGGTCTAGCTAGACCATTAGATAAAGAGCTAGGAACTACTAAACGTATTGTGGGAACATCGGGGTACATCCCACCAGAATATTACCGAGGTTATGTCACTGTCAAGATGGACAGCTTTGGATTTGGGGTG ATACTACTGGAGATAATCACTGGGAAGCCGTCCTATGATGCCAGCCGTGATCCTAATGATTTG ATTTCTTACATGGATCCATACATCTCTAACAAAGCAATTGACTCAACTTACAGCATTATAAATCAAGTTGACCTTACTAGTGGTAGATGGCCAACCAAGTCCATATATAATCTCTGTGACATAGCTCGACAATGTTTGGAGGTTAAGCAGCGAGAGAGAGCAACCATTGAAAAG ATTTTTCCTGAGCTGGAAAAGAATTTATGTGAAGCGGCAGTTTCAACATTTAAACTTGAGATGcagcaacaacaaaaacagCGTACTGAGAAACATAAAATGCAGTTTGTAAATACATGA
- the LOC136269191 gene encoding protein NLRC3-like isoform X2, producing the protein MDDAIFIAELFSANLLPGNVKNQVKSMTTQADKATHFLDHVIQPSVATGRHFCDLIQVMEDSEYGDVKELAKLIRSKLNNKGVVNDPSAHESTVNFSPGDVSRLKARYLTYVSTDWPHYYVQLALVKGEKVTRADKNLEEITRLTLQGQIDEILLKKEQLGELRDIFHYQNKPCPRLILIMGGPGIGKTTLANEICVKWARDEFLAKDFDIVILIPLRSVQQRSIEEMVMEHIGKKAYKQVKKSAGNRCLLILEGWDEMAAIRRDNDPFLVRLVKNNTLLEKATIMITSRPHACEKLNAGRRVEVVGFGKKEIHEFVKKSFPKDIKCVEEFSQQLKEYPHLESLSYVPMNLMMIIDIFECSERKLPSTITQLYRLFIVMTLQRQAMKEKESQVYLDVAAAKRAEKLYQLLTGVPKEMVETLLVLCSLAYNGLFYTYLDGEVMYSNTKVIFTTEDLKECGIEVTAEWDGYGLLKATHTHQLPTDTVTYNFAHLTIQEFLCAIYIATLSQEEQQHLFRTEFDFLGNMWVFWCGLTGLASNEMFLFVCSKLSSKDYSDTVMTPVKCLYESQCVSPSQPPAPITLGMGCNSLVPYDCVCLSYALSCCAVSKLYINSCDVDANKAELLVKHYPDKNSTGQLLEELDISGNNLNIDGLVHIMKIVKTSSVSLKQLWFNHNPIGDDGISLILHEIQCSKFLTTLDLESCDLSTKGAICISEVLGKCSLQVLHMPYNNIGDDGITAIAGALNSTQISELDVIVRVALLSLEQNHYQQHYNSTTVLRN; encoded by the exons ATGGATGATGCTATATTTATTGCAGAATTGTTCTCAGCCAATCTTCTTCCTGGTAATGTCAAAAATCAAGTGAAGTCAATGACCACACAAGCAGACAAGGCAACACACTtcctggatcatgtgatccagccATCAGTGGCAACTGGTAGGCATTTTTGTGATCTTATTCAAGTGATGGAGGATAGTGAATATGGTGATGTGAAGGAGTTGGCCAAACTGATTAGAAGTAAATTGAATAATAAAGGAGTAGTGAATG ATCCTTCTGCACATGAGTCTACTGTAAATTTCAGTCCAGGTGATGTTAGTAGATTAAAGGCCAGGTACCTCACTTATGTGTCCACTGACTGGCCACACTATTATGTTCAACTTGCTCTGGTGAAAGGAGAAAAGGTGACAAGAGCAGATAAGAACTTGGAAGAAATAACAAGACTAACATTGCAAGGGCAAATTGATGAAATATTATTGAAGAAGGAACAACTTGGTGAGCTGAGGGACATCTTCCACTACCAGAACAAACCTTGTCCTCGACTGATACTAATAATGGGAGGCCCAG GCATAGGTAAGACAACCCTTGCCAATGAGATCTGTGTAAAGTGGGCAAGAGATGAGTTTTTAGCTAAGGACTTTGATATTGTAATCCTAATACCATTAAGATCAGTCCAACAAAGGTCAATTGAAGAAATGGTGATGGAGCACATTGGAAAGAAGGCCTATAAGCAAGTGAAGAAGTCAGCAGGTAATAGATGTCTACTGATATTGGAAGGATGGGATGAGATGGCAGCTATACGTCGAGATAATGATCCATTTTTAGTACGTTTAGTGAAAAACAATACATTGTTGGAGAAAGCTACAATAATGATCACGTCAAGACCACATGCTTGTGAGAAGCTGAATGCAGGCAGGAGAGTAGAAGTGGTGGGATTTGGTAAGAAAGAAATCCATGAGTTTGTGAAAAAGTCATTTCCCAAGGATATAAAATGTGTTGAAGAGTTTTCACAGCAGCTGAAGGAGTATCCTCATTTAGAGAGTTTATCATATGTGCCTATGAACTTaatgatgataattgatatattTGAGTGTAGTGAGAGGAAGCTTCCATCCACCATTACGCAACTGTACCGACTGTTCATTGTGATGACACTACAGAGACAAGCTATGAAGGAGAAAGAAAGCCAAGTGTATTTAGATGTAGCAGCAGCTAAAAGAGCTGAgaagttatatcaattattaacAGGTGTTCCCAAAGAAATGGTGGAAACATTGTTAGTGTTGTGCAGTTTGGCTTATAATGGGCTCTTTTATACTTACCTTGATGGTGAAGTAATGTACAGTAACACAAAGGTCATATTTACCACAGAAGACTTGAAGGAGTGTGGCATAGAGGTAACAGCTGAGTGGGATGGGTATGGTCTTTTGAAAGCCACACACACTCACCAGTTACCCACAGACACTGTCACATACAATTTTGCCCATTTAACCATCCAGGAGTTTTTGTGTGCCATATACATTGCAACATTGTCTCAAGAAGAACAGCAACATCTATTTAGAACAGAATTTGATTTCTTAGGCAATATGTGGGTGTTTTGGTGTGGACTAACAGGATTGGCCTCAAATGAAATGTTCCTATTTGTATGTTCTAAGTTGTCATCAAAAGATTATAGTGATACAGTAATGACTCCCGTGAAGTGTTTATATGAGAGTCAGTGTGTCAGCCCATCTCAACCACCTGCCCCCATCACCCTAGGTATGGGTTGTAACAGTTTAGTACCTTATGACTGTGTTTGTTTGTCCTATGCATTGTCATGCTGTGCAGTTTCAAAGTTATACATAAATAGTTGTGATGTTGATGCCAATAAAGCTGAGTTGTTAGTAAAACATTATCCCGACAAGAACAGTACTGGTCAACTGCTGGAAGAATTGGACATTAGTGGTAATAATCTGAATATCGATGGACTGGTACACATAATGAAGATTGTGAAGACAA GTAGTGTTTCATTAAAACAATTATGGTTTAATCACAATCCTATTGGTGATGATGGGATATCCTTGATATTACATGAAATTCAATGCAGCAAATTTCTGACTACATTGGACTTAGAAAGTTGTGATCTATCCACTAAAG gtgccatttgtatcagtgaagTGTTGGGGAAGTGTTCGCTACAAGTCCTTCACATGCCATACAACAACATTGGTGATGATGGCATCACTGCCATTGCAGGAGCACTTAATAGCACTCAGATTAGTGAACTTGATGTTATAGTACGAGTGGCATTACTTTCACTGGAGCAGAATCACTATCAACAGCATTACAATTCAACAACAGTATTGAGAAATTAG
- the LOC136269191 gene encoding protein NLRC3-like isoform X1, with product MSSGESSAKRPSSSTVDQCDKCRRVECLESRDKTEDDKEGDRISTSKVFQQFYAKLVKTLPMDDAIFIAELFSANLLPGNVKNQVKSMTTQADKATHFLDHVIQPSVATGRHFCDLIQVMEDSEYGDVKELAKLIRSKLNNKGVVNDPSAHESTVNFSPGDVSRLKARYLTYVSTDWPHYYVQLALVKGEKVTRADKNLEEITRLTLQGQIDEILLKKEQLGELRDIFHYQNKPCPRLILIMGGPGIGKTTLANEICVKWARDEFLAKDFDIVILIPLRSVQQRSIEEMVMEHIGKKAYKQVKKSAGNRCLLILEGWDEMAAIRRDNDPFLVRLVKNNTLLEKATIMITSRPHACEKLNAGRRVEVVGFGKKEIHEFVKKSFPKDIKCVEEFSQQLKEYPHLESLSYVPMNLMMIIDIFECSERKLPSTITQLYRLFIVMTLQRQAMKEKESQVYLDVAAAKRAEKLYQLLTGVPKEMVETLLVLCSLAYNGLFYTYLDGEVMYSNTKVIFTTEDLKECGIEVTAEWDGYGLLKATHTHQLPTDTVTYNFAHLTIQEFLCAIYIATLSQEEQQHLFRTEFDFLGNMWVFWCGLTGLASNEMFLFVCSKLSSKDYSDTVMTPVKCLYESQCVSPSQPPAPITLGMGCNSLVPYDCVCLSYALSCCAVSKLYINSCDVDANKAELLVKHYPDKNSTGQLLEELDISGNNLNIDGLVHIMKIVKTSSVSLKQLWFNHNPIGDDGISLILHEIQCSKFLTTLDLESCDLSTKGAICISEVLGKCSLQVLHMPYNNIGDDGITAIAGALNSTQISELDVIVRVALLSLEQNHYQQHYNSTTVLRN from the exons GTGACAGGATATCAACTAGTAAGGTGTTCCAACAGTtctatg CTAAATTGGTCAAAACACTACCAATGGATGATGCTATATTTATTGCAGAATTGTTCTCAGCCAATCTTCTTCCTGGTAATGTCAAAAATCAAGTGAAGTCAATGACCACACAAGCAGACAAGGCAACACACTtcctggatcatgtgatccagccATCAGTGGCAACTGGTAGGCATTTTTGTGATCTTATTCAAGTGATGGAGGATAGTGAATATGGTGATGTGAAGGAGTTGGCCAAACTGATTAGAAGTAAATTGAATAATAAAGGAGTAGTGAATG ATCCTTCTGCACATGAGTCTACTGTAAATTTCAGTCCAGGTGATGTTAGTAGATTAAAGGCCAGGTACCTCACTTATGTGTCCACTGACTGGCCACACTATTATGTTCAACTTGCTCTGGTGAAAGGAGAAAAGGTGACAAGAGCAGATAAGAACTTGGAAGAAATAACAAGACTAACATTGCAAGGGCAAATTGATGAAATATTATTGAAGAAGGAACAACTTGGTGAGCTGAGGGACATCTTCCACTACCAGAACAAACCTTGTCCTCGACTGATACTAATAATGGGAGGCCCAG GCATAGGTAAGACAACCCTTGCCAATGAGATCTGTGTAAAGTGGGCAAGAGATGAGTTTTTAGCTAAGGACTTTGATATTGTAATCCTAATACCATTAAGATCAGTCCAACAAAGGTCAATTGAAGAAATGGTGATGGAGCACATTGGAAAGAAGGCCTATAAGCAAGTGAAGAAGTCAGCAGGTAATAGATGTCTACTGATATTGGAAGGATGGGATGAGATGGCAGCTATACGTCGAGATAATGATCCATTTTTAGTACGTTTAGTGAAAAACAATACATTGTTGGAGAAAGCTACAATAATGATCACGTCAAGACCACATGCTTGTGAGAAGCTGAATGCAGGCAGGAGAGTAGAAGTGGTGGGATTTGGTAAGAAAGAAATCCATGAGTTTGTGAAAAAGTCATTTCCCAAGGATATAAAATGTGTTGAAGAGTTTTCACAGCAGCTGAAGGAGTATCCTCATTTAGAGAGTTTATCATATGTGCCTATGAACTTaatgatgataattgatatattTGAGTGTAGTGAGAGGAAGCTTCCATCCACCATTACGCAACTGTACCGACTGTTCATTGTGATGACACTACAGAGACAAGCTATGAAGGAGAAAGAAAGCCAAGTGTATTTAGATGTAGCAGCAGCTAAAAGAGCTGAgaagttatatcaattattaacAGGTGTTCCCAAAGAAATGGTGGAAACATTGTTAGTGTTGTGCAGTTTGGCTTATAATGGGCTCTTTTATACTTACCTTGATGGTGAAGTAATGTACAGTAACACAAAGGTCATATTTACCACAGAAGACTTGAAGGAGTGTGGCATAGAGGTAACAGCTGAGTGGGATGGGTATGGTCTTTTGAAAGCCACACACACTCACCAGTTACCCACAGACACTGTCACATACAATTTTGCCCATTTAACCATCCAGGAGTTTTTGTGTGCCATATACATTGCAACATTGTCTCAAGAAGAACAGCAACATCTATTTAGAACAGAATTTGATTTCTTAGGCAATATGTGGGTGTTTTGGTGTGGACTAACAGGATTGGCCTCAAATGAAATGTTCCTATTTGTATGTTCTAAGTTGTCATCAAAAGATTATAGTGATACAGTAATGACTCCCGTGAAGTGTTTATATGAGAGTCAGTGTGTCAGCCCATCTCAACCACCTGCCCCCATCACCCTAGGTATGGGTTGTAACAGTTTAGTACCTTATGACTGTGTTTGTTTGTCCTATGCATTGTCATGCTGTGCAGTTTCAAAGTTATACATAAATAGTTGTGATGTTGATGCCAATAAAGCTGAGTTGTTAGTAAAACATTATCCCGACAAGAACAGTACTGGTCAACTGCTGGAAGAATTGGACATTAGTGGTAATAATCTGAATATCGATGGACTGGTACACATAATGAAGATTGTGAAGACAA GTAGTGTTTCATTAAAACAATTATGGTTTAATCACAATCCTATTGGTGATGATGGGATATCCTTGATATTACATGAAATTCAATGCAGCAAATTTCTGACTACATTGGACTTAGAAAGTTGTGATCTATCCACTAAAG gtgccatttgtatcagtgaagTGTTGGGGAAGTGTTCGCTACAAGTCCTTCACATGCCATACAACAACATTGGTGATGATGGCATCACTGCCATTGCAGGAGCACTTAATAGCACTCAGATTAGTGAACTTGATGTTATAGTACGAGTGGCATTACTTTCACTGGAGCAGAATCACTATCAACAGCATTACAATTCAACAACAGTATTGAGAAATTAG
- the LOC136236928 gene encoding uncharacterized protein: MFNLSWDVEELKWIFSEGRGICGDIPACIEHCTADLFQLHNVPNKLTSIRSRLLQFVKRVEHFKRVPASHVFVLMISAEQRNRKPYAVPVQCVPYAGLKEKDIRNLVSALCRQMTQYGMKVSGFVSDREFNYLRTKGYTCPLSVLQIRCDVRNKYSRLSRKRLLAMLTPRRLANGTITTEHDDVVVPSDTLNEMWEWRMNQHVTMEDVVDRLRGRTVPNGYTYCNWKQGKTESFEDKLKSVLTQFEFSKTVREYNSKGIPFQTYMHVPETHPDTNRVFYEREDDAHLLKRIANHTRSGGPNQLKLERYVEALQDPAASNLTYPALTGSRKQSVVDAERLFNPDLERFMVGKGYQFEANYIKTLRNWRRANDERGLKERERSKYNYQLYNMILNELMPWHQEEYDFSLLEVNR, encoded by the exons ATGTTTAATCTTTCTTGGGATGTAGAAGAACTGAAGTGGATATTTAGTGAAGGACGTGGAATTTGTGGAGACATTCCTGCTTGCATCGAACATTGTACTGCTGACTTATTTCAGCTGCATAATGTTCCAAACAAATTAACCTCTATTCGGTCAAGATTGCTGCAGTTTGTCAAGAGAGTAGAGCACTTTAAAAGAGTACCAGCCAGTCACGTATTTGTATTAATGATCAGTGCAGAACAGCGTAACAGGAAGCCATATGCTGTACCTGTGCAGTGTGTTCCTTATGCTGGCCTTAAGGAGAAGGATATACGTAATCTAGTGTCAGCATTATGTAGACAAATGACACAATATGGGATGAAAGTTTCTG GGTTTGTTAGTGACAGAGAATTCAATTACCTGCGCACAAAGGGGTACACGTGTCCCCTTTCTGTGCTTCAGATTCGTTGTGATGTCCGCAATAAATACAGCAGGTTGTCTCGTAAAAGGTTACTAGCAATGCTGACTCCTAGAA GACTTGCCAATGGTACAATAACAACTGAACATGATGATGTGGTTGTTCCTAGTGATACCCTAAATGAGATGTGGGAATGGAGGATGAACCAACATGTTACAATGGAAGATGTTGTTGACCGTTTACGTGGGAGGACTGTGCCGAATGGCTATACATATTGCAATTGGAAGCAAG GTAAAACTGAATCTTTTGAGGACAAGCTCAAATCAGTATTGACACAGTTTGAGTTTTCAAAAACTGTGAGGGAATACAATTCAAAAGGAATACCATTTCAAACTTATATGCATGTCCCTGAAACACACCCGGACACTAATCGAGTTTTTTATGAGCGAGAAGATGATGCCCATCTTCTCAAG AGAATTGCCAACCATACCCGGAGCGGTGGTCCCAACCAGTTGAAGCTGGAAAGATACGTAGAAGCTCTGCAAGATCCAGCAGCATCCAATCTGACCTATCCAGCATTGACCGGTTCACGAAAACAGTCAGTCGTGGACGCTGAACGTCTATTTAATCCTGACCTAGAGAGATTTATGGTTGGCAAAGGATACCAGTTCGAGGCTAACTACATAAAGACCCTAAGGAATTGGAGAAGAGCAAATGATGAACGTGGTCTTAAAGAAAGGGAGCGATCCAAGTACAACTACCAGTTGTATAACATGATACTCAATGAGCTCATGCCGTGGCACCAGGAAGAGTACGATTTCAGTTTATTGGAGGTCAACAGGTAA
- the LOC136236929 gene encoding uncharacterized protein, with protein MCFWPHDKREIKMADSEDLAVHFVPKEFRPGDGSNDEDDEVWVNSIGDPFMYVIPSFDVLAVELRQIPISGYSKIDGEEKHMGLFIRNDDSLCRAYPSLMVIKDFTIIEEREFQVSVDTSGLSLPAQGVMVVWKWEWQDDIDHVSETSSEGITAINPDIESCCDEDEDNKEDDESNDGDDSRTHTVTFKCIGTTHHVDAQDTLCRASKLLNKSEHVPVNIIPEPDNPYDSKAIAFKCFVDGAWNRIGYIVKEALESVHSARDQRSIAAVEFSWIKYLITWPRSGPGYYAGINITIYGQWPVVVVNCASTR; from the exons ATGTGCTTTTGGCCGCATGATAAACGCGAGATAAAAATGGCGGACAGCGAAGACCTTGCTGTGCATTTCGTGCCCAAGGAGTTTCGACCTGGCGACGGTTCTAACGATGAAGACGATGAAGTTTGGGTGAATTCAATTGGAGATCCGTTTATGTATGTCATACCGAGTTTTGATGTGCTTGCGGTGGAATTAAGGCAAATTCCAATCAGTGGTTACAGCAAAATAGACGGAGAAGAAAAACACATGGGTTTGTTTATAAGAAATGATGATTCCCTCTGCAGGGCATACCCTAGCTTGATGGTCATAAAGGATTTCACTATAATCGAG GAAAGAGAATTCCAAGTTAGTGTTGATACATCTGGCTTGAGTCTTCCTGCTCAAGGCGTGATGGTTGTGTGGAAGTGGGAATGGCAAGATGATATTGACCATGTTTCAGAGACATCATCAGAGGGTATTACTGCTATCAACCCGGATATTGAAAGCTGCTGTGACGAAGATGAGGATAACAAAGAGGATGATGAGTCCAATGACGGTGATGACTCAAGAACACACACAGTAACCTTCAAGTGTATTGGAACTACACATCATGTGGATGCCCAAGACACTTTGTGTAGAGCTAGCAAATTGCTTAACAAAAGTGAACATGTTCCAGTCAACATAATTCCTGAACCAGATAACCCTTATGACAGTAAAGCCATTGCTTTTAAGTGTTTTGTTGATGGAGCTTGGAATAGGATCGGCTACATAGTCAAGGAAGCATTAGAAAGTGTGCATTCTGCACGTGACCAAAGAAGCATCGCAGCAGTTGAATTTTCCTGGATCAAATACTTAATAACCTGGCCTAGATCTGGACCTGGCTATTATGCCGGTATCAACATTACAATTTATGGACAGTGGCCAGTTGTAGTTGTCAATTGTGCAAGCACCAGATAA